Proteins found in one Lycium ferocissimum isolate CSIRO_LF1 chromosome 6, AGI_CSIRO_Lferr_CH_V1, whole genome shotgun sequence genomic segment:
- the LOC132059906 gene encoding uncharacterized protein LOC132059906 translates to MSHCGIRQSNFAACEEMMRSYSDKKDGVVCPKPRRISPMRSLRWHVSHQQDLCDSRAGADLLDIILTKGGGSVDQSAAQVASSPPFFCGSPPSRVSNPLIQDAHFGDEKVTPVSPRAIPIPSGLASSPSSSARKGGCVSRANFGHNPAVRIEGFDCLDRDRRNCSIPALA, encoded by the exons ATGAGTCACTGTGGTATTCGACAAAGTAATTTTGCGGCTTGTGAAGAGATGATGCGTTCATATTCCGATAAGAAAGACGGCGTCGTTTGCCCAAAGCCAAGGCGTATTAGCCCTATGAGATCTCTCCGATGGCATGTCAG CCATCAGCAAGATCTTTGTGATTCAAGAGCTGGAGCTGATTTATTGGATATCATCCTCACAAag gGTGGTGGTAGTGTTGATCAATCAGCTGCGCAAGTAGCCTCGTCGCCCCCATTTTTTTGCGGGTCACCGCCGAGCAGAGTATCTAACCCATTGATTCAAGACGCCCATTTCGGAGACGAAAAGGTCACCCCAGTATCGCCACGGGCAATACCAATTCCCTCCGGATTGGCTTCGTCCCCGTCATCATCCGCCAGAAAGGGCGGATGTGTGAGCAGGGCGAATTTTGGCCACAATCCGGCTGTGAGAATCGAGGGTTTCGATTGCCTTGACAGGGATCGTCGTAATTGCAGTATCCCTGCATTGGCTTAA